In Clostridium sp. SY8519, one genomic interval encodes:
- a CDS encoding Cna B-type domain-containing protein produces the protein MEQTDTPSSFKKTTQDETTQEEATEKTSTPSVDADTDAAKKNEEVESTKDSSTENQTRGAPSEEETTSKESANDKSKETSQSVSESDAKTALRAEKKSTALTSSDLSKFLTDVKTNLTPGEDGTYTVEKGKTFSLDLTFQEVESLQMNDTESLTYTIPEGITLNGTSGTFDIQISDEQGDGTVKGNTYRINDGVLTVNFNQNDPNFSRLQSEANVGFSLNFNAELNGNASDVKFIDSVTLHLDDKKPESNVTVTKDGKYDAKSGVITYQIVVTSSGENTNVTVEDTISGTALIYQKDVSGSSSKSGALNISASNTENGYTYVIPSMSDGEKVTLTYTAKVNYDKLSGEGRGTKDETNNTVKVTSTEDPDGDEKNKDFTNQIQYRTLSKVAGDTKTDASGNTVVPWTVTANNNQQISLAGQSITDTIDKDSQTIMHYSGKGIKIIVTKEDGTKEEREVSWADLTTETDSQGMISWRYQVPSSDGKYSYQISYETTVDTSSLITNTSIKNLVTDGKISTSGSKDIGIGEGEQFNVKKEVTESNSQTVSWKVTVHVPKSGLNSLTVTDTLPHQWIDGKTYLDTLVDGSVHVKGLTGTESYQEESMEKEGLNYLVLTFYQDNAKTKSGLSSSDSARDLVITFQTNNNPEWMEKYEKDRVDYYKNHTNNVTATANKIDKSDSATATPAHESIKKSLTKKETVQIDGVSYPVYSYKLVLENVTTDTIDISDEFNTEYLKYYEDRGIVLKGGDIYGQYYSDGGSATISSTKNGMNIHVSAFPKGNNSFYSVYSLEYSLIVKDAEALKALEKASIDSTDGVKLKNIATWGANHSEEVTVDYKYDALDKELVTAPSKDNNYRATYQITINQDAEDLLAGADELTLTDKLSDNLRLIEDSVVIHPENNTTYTYKDHTLTVKIPDATKTVITYDAYVTGKGNQTYTNTATLEGYTDHVEQSVTVESSGSGSGSNPYIDIHKVSAEDHKKSLAGATYQLYRYDSDGNKSPVVDNNGENVTFTTDDEGKARIIGNQNTLGWVLWKDSRYALVEIKAPEGYKLSEDSVDFTISDNLSTEDETTYYTGSTITVTDKVQTTDISGSKTWEDNNNQDGARPDSITIRLLANGEEVTSKEVTADDKWAWNFKDLPKYENGEKITYTITEDAVKGYSAEVSGYDVTNTHTPGKTSVAVTKAWSDSNDQDGKRPDSVTVHLLADGEDTGKTVELNGANNWSGTFTDLDAKKAGKSIVYTVEEAEVAGYTAVITGDATTGFTVTNTHETETTSISGAKTWSDNDNQDGTRPNSITIHLLANGKEVRSKEVTADDKWAWNFEGLPKYENGEEITYTITEDAVEGYSAEVSGYDVTNTHTPGKTSVAVTKAWDDNNNQDGKRPINVTVRLLADGEDTGKIVELNEANNWSDTFTDLDEKKAGKAIAYTVEETEVAGYTTTITGDIKTGFTVTNTHETETTSISGAKTWDDNNNQDGARPERITIRLLANGTEVDHKDVTAKDGWKYKFTDLAKYENGKEISYMITEDAVVDYTTTVNGNNVTNTHIPGKTTIHVSKSWNDNNNQDGKRPKNVTIHLLADGKDTGKILTLTESDQWVGSFSDLDVYSNGEKIVYTVSEDAVSDYEISITGDAKKGFIVTNTHKTETVKVNGSKTWKDNNNQDGKRPASITVQLMQTTKNGTTTVASKKVTADSNGNWKYSFENLPKYEKGELITYSIGEEAVEDYTLTVKGYDLINSYTPDKTSIYVAKVWNDEQNKDKIRPKSIIVHLLADGKDTGKTVMLNADNGWNTSCKDLAAYSEGKMIHYTVSEESVAGYTTEITGDSKKGFVITNTHTLIDTKKPTNTPTKQTTTTSPKTGDSSNIILYGTLLMSAIVALLILLSVNRKKKSN, from the coding sequence TTGGAGCAAACTGATACGCCTTCATCATTTAAGAAAACGACGCAAGACGAAACTACTCAGGAAGAAGCGACGGAGAAGACATCCACACCAAGCGTAGATGCTGACACAGATGCTGCGAAAAAAAACGAAGAAGTAGAAAGCACAAAAGATAGCAGTACAGAGAACCAGACACGTGGCGCGCCATCCGAAGAAGAAACAACTTCCAAGGAAAGTGCTAATGATAAGAGCAAAGAAACGTCCCAGAGCGTGTCAGAGAGTGACGCGAAAACGGCTCTTCGCGCTGAAAAAAAGTCAACAGCACTAACAAGCAGTGATCTGTCAAAGTTCCTGACGGATGTTAAAACAAATCTTACACCGGGTGAAGATGGCACCTATACCGTAGAAAAAGGGAAAACGTTCAGCTTGGATCTGACTTTTCAGGAAGTGGAAAGTCTGCAGATGAATGATACCGAATCCCTGACCTATACGATTCCGGAGGGGATCACACTGAATGGAACCAGTGGGACTTTCGACATTCAGATCAGCGACGAACAGGGAGACGGGACAGTTAAGGGTAACACCTACCGTATAAATGACGGTGTTTTGACTGTAAATTTCAATCAGAACGATCCTAATTTCTCGCGTCTCCAGTCGGAAGCAAATGTTGGATTTTCTCTCAATTTTAATGCAGAACTGAACGGCAATGCGTCTGACGTGAAATTTATCGATAGTGTCACACTTCACCTTGATGATAAAAAACCAGAGTCAAATGTGACTGTCACAAAGGACGGAAAATATGATGCCAAGTCCGGAGTGATTACCTATCAGATTGTAGTCACTTCATCTGGTGAAAACACAAATGTGACAGTGGAGGATACGATCAGTGGTACTGCCCTTATTTACCAGAAAGATGTTTCTGGCAGTTCCAGTAAGTCCGGGGCTTTGAATATTTCAGCTTCAAATACAGAAAATGGGTATACGTATGTCATTCCATCCATGTCCGATGGGGAGAAGGTAACCCTGACTTATACTGCTAAAGTGAATTATGATAAGCTGAGCGGTGAGGGACGAGGGACCAAAGATGAGACAAACAATACAGTAAAGGTGACTAGCACGGAAGATCCGGATGGAGATGAAAAAAACAAAGATTTCACAAACCAGATCCAGTATCGGACATTAAGCAAAGTGGCAGGAGATACAAAAACAGATGCCAGCGGTAATACGGTTGTCCCGTGGACGGTCACCGCAAACAATAACCAGCAGATTTCTCTTGCTGGGCAAAGCATTACGGATACTATTGATAAGGATTCTCAGACGATCATGCATTACAGTGGTAAGGGAATCAAGATTATTGTGACAAAGGAAGATGGAACAAAAGAAGAACGAGAGGTATCTTGGGCTGACCTGACGACAGAGACAGATAGCCAGGGAATGATCTCCTGGCGCTATCAGGTTCCGTCCTCGGATGGAAAATACAGTTACCAGATTAGTTATGAAACAACCGTAGATACAAGTAGCCTGATCACAAATACGTCCATCAAGAATTTGGTCACGGATGGAAAGATTAGCACTAGTGGCTCAAAAGATATCGGGATTGGAGAAGGCGAACAGTTCAATGTTAAGAAAGAAGTAACTGAAAGCAATTCACAAACGGTTTCCTGGAAAGTGACCGTCCATGTCCCTAAGAGCGGATTGAACAGCCTGACAGTAACAGATACGCTTCCGCATCAATGGATCGATGGAAAAACTTACTTGGATACTCTGGTAGATGGGTCTGTCCATGTGAAAGGACTTACGGGAACAGAAAGCTACCAAGAAGAGAGTATGGAAAAAGAGGGGTTAAACTACCTCGTTCTCACCTTCTATCAGGATAATGCCAAAACAAAGAGCGGCCTTTCTTCTTCGGATTCTGCAAGGGATCTCGTAATTACCTTTCAGACGAACAATAATCCGGAATGGATGGAGAAGTACGAAAAGGATAGAGTTGATTATTATAAAAACCACACCAATAATGTGACAGCAACAGCAAATAAGATCGACAAATCCGATTCGGCAACCGCAACACCTGCGCATGAAAGTATAAAGAAGTCGTTGACTAAGAAGGAGACGGTACAGATTGATGGGGTTTCCTATCCAGTATACAGTTACAAGCTGGTTCTGGAAAATGTAACAACAGATACGATCGACATTTCCGATGAATTCAATACAGAGTATCTGAAATACTATGAAGACAGGGGAATTGTATTAAAGGGCGGAGATATTTACGGACAATATTATAGCGATGGAGGCTCAGCAACGATCAGCAGCACCAAGAACGGAATGAACATCCATGTTTCGGCGTTTCCGAAAGGCAATAATTCTTTTTATTCCGTGTATTCGTTGGAGTATTCGCTGATTGTGAAAGATGCGGAAGCGCTGAAAGCGTTGGAGAAGGCTAGTATTGACAGCACAGACGGTGTGAAATTAAAGAATATAGCTACCTGGGGTGCAAATCATTCTGAGGAAGTGACCGTTGACTATAAGTATGATGCCCTGGATAAGGAACTGGTAACAGCGCCGTCAAAGGACAATAATTATCGGGCGACCTATCAGATTACCATCAATCAGGATGCGGAGGATCTGCTCGCAGGCGCTGATGAATTGACGCTGACAGACAAGCTGTCCGACAATCTCCGATTGATTGAGGATTCAGTGGTTATCCATCCGGAAAACAATACTACATATACATACAAGGATCATACTCTTACAGTTAAAATTCCGGATGCGACAAAAACAGTGATCACTTATGATGCTTATGTGACCGGAAAAGGGAACCAGACTTATACCAATACGGCTACACTGGAAGGTTATACCGATCATGTAGAACAGTCGGTAACCGTGGAATCGTCGGGAAGTGGATCAGGAAGTAATCCATATATTGATATTCATAAGGTGAGCGCAGAAGACCACAAAAAATCGCTTGCAGGCGCAACTTATCAGCTCTACCGTTATGATTCTGATGGAAACAAGTCCCCTGTAGTGGATAATAACGGGGAAAACGTAACGTTCACGACCGATGATGAAGGCAAGGCACGAATAATTGGAAATCAAAATACTCTTGGATGGGTTCTTTGGAAAGACAGCCGCTATGCCCTTGTGGAAATAAAAGCGCCTGAAGGCTATAAACTGAGTGAAGATTCTGTTGACTTTACCATCTCCGACAATCTTAGTACAGAAGATGAGACAACCTACTATACTGGCAGTACTATTACTGTGACCGATAAAGTGCAGACGACTGATATCAGCGGCAGCAAGACCTGGGAAGACAACAACAACCAGGATGGCGCTAGACCGGACAGCATCACCATCCGCCTGCTGGCAAATGGTGAAGAAGTAACCAGCAAGGAAGTCACCGCCGACGACAAGTGGGCATGGAACTTCAAGGATCTTCCAAAGTATGAGAACGGTGAGAAGATCACCTACACCATCACCGAGGATGCCGTTAAAGGATACTCCGCTGAGGTTAGTGGCTATGATGTGACCAACACCCATACACCGGGCAAGACCAGCGTTGCGGTCACCAAGGCATGGAGCGACAGCAATGATCAGGACGGCAAGCGGCCAGACAGTGTCACCGTTCATCTTCTGGCAGACGGCGAGGATACGGGTAAGACCGTCGAGCTGAACGGGGCCAACAACTGGTCTGGCACCTTCACGGATCTGGACGCAAAGAAGGCTGGCAAGTCGATTGTCTATACGGTCGAAGAGGCAGAGGTCGCTGGTTATACTGCTGTGATCACAGGCGATGCGACGACAGGCTTCACAGTTACGAACACGCATGAGACCGAAACGACAAGCATCAGCGGTGCTAAGACCTGGTCTGATAACGACAACCAGGATGGTACCAGACCGAACAGCATCACCATCCACTTGTTGGCAAACGGAAAAGAAGTAAGGAGCAAGGAAGTCACCGCCGACGACAAGTGGGCATGGAACTTCGAGGGCCTTCCGAAGTATGAGAACGGCGAAGAGATCACCTACACCATCACCGAGGATGCCGTTGAAGGATACTCCGCTGAGGTCAGTGGCTATGATGTGACCAACACCCATACACCGGGCAAGACCAGCGTTGCGGTCACCAAGGCATGGGATGACAACAACAACCAGGACGGCAAGCGTCCTATCAATGTCACGGTTCGTCTTTTGGCAGACGGAGAGGATACGGGCAAGATTGTTGAGTTGAACGAAGCCAACAACTGGTCCGATACCTTCACGGATCTGGACGAGAAGAAGGCAGGTAAAGCGATTGCCTACACGGTTGAAGAAACTGAGGTTGCAGGATATACGACGACAATCACTGGTGATATCAAGACCGGTTTTACTGTCACCAATACGCATGAGACCGAAACGACGAGTATCAGCGGTGCGAAGACCTGGGATGACAACAATAACCAGGACGGGGCAAGACCGGAACGTATTACGATCAGACTTCTGGCAAATGGAACAGAGGTTGATCATAAGGATGTGACAGCAAAAGATGGGTGGAAATATAAATTCACAGATCTCGCAAAATATGAGAATGGTAAGGAAATTTCCTATATGATCACAGAAGACGCAGTAGTGGATTACACAACGACAGTTAATGGCAATAATGTAACAAATACCCATATACCTGGGAAAACTACAATCCATGTATCAAAATCCTGGAATGATAACAATAATCAGGATGGAAAACGTCCGAAAAATGTTACCATTCATCTGCTTGCAGATGGAAAAGATACTGGAAAGATATTAACTCTTACGGAATCTGATCAGTGGGTGGGCAGCTTTTCTGATTTGGATGTGTATTCAAACGGTGAAAAAATCGTATATACCGTTTCTGAGGATGCTGTGTCTGATTACGAGATATCTATCACTGGAGATGCAAAAAAAGGATTTATCGTAACTAATACACATAAAACAGAAACAGTAAAAGTAAACGGTTCTAAGACGTGGAAGGACAACAATAATCAGGATGGCAAGCGCCCCGCTTCTATCACGGTTCAGCTAATGCAGACAACCAAGAATGGCACGACGACGGTTGCCTCAAAGAAGGTTACTGCCGACAGTAACGGGAATTGGAAGTATAGTTTTGAAAACTTACCAAAGTATGAGAAAGGGGAACTTATTACATATAGCATTGGTGAAGAAGCTGTAGAAGATTACACACTTACCGTTAAGGGGTATGATCTTATTAACAGCTATACACCGGATAAAACCAGTATATATGTAGCAAAAGTATGGAATGATGAACAAAATAAGGATAAGATTCGTCCAAAGAGCATCATTGTTCATTTGCTTGCTGATGGAAAAGATACTGGAAAAACTGTTATGCTGAATGCAGATAATGGTTGGAATACAAGTTGTAAAGATCTTGCGGCATATTCGGAAGGAAAAATGATTCATTATACAGTTTCAGAGGAATCTGTAGCCGGATATACCACAGAGATCACAGGAGACAGTAAAAAGGGATTTGTAATTACGAATACACACACACTTATAGATACGAAAAAACCAACAAACACTCCAACGAAACAGACCACTACAACTTCTCCAAAGACAGGGGATAGCAGTAATATTATTTTATACGGCACACTCTTAATGTCAGCGATTGTAGCACTTCTGATCCTGTTGTCAGTAAACAGAAAGAAAAAATCAAATTAA
- a CDS encoding IS1634 family transposase, producing MYISITGSANNKNIYIVQSYRKDNGKTSSRIYRKLGKYNELLKNFDGDKDALLAWAKAEAQKDTENFSKKSSMVSVSLSQTAYIPKGEERSLNCGYLFLQKICSELRIDNICRQIRSHHKFDYDFHAILTDLIYARILSSSSKLSSYTFCQGLLEAPKYSLQNIYRALSVMSDESSFIQEELYRNSNFVHARNHRVLYYDCTNYYFEIEDEDDFRKYGKSKENRPNPLVTMGLFMDADGIPLAFDVFPGNQNEQTTLRPLETKIIRDFDCSEFIFCSDSGLGSKNNRRFNSFGNRAYVITQSLKKLRADDKADALSPKNFRRMGSDQFIDISELDETNEEIFHSVFYKIIPVVTGGMEETIIVTYSPKYRAYQAAVRQKQIDRAKKLIDHPAKIRKGKNQNDPARFIKKTSVTEDGELAPNTVYGLDTARMDEEAKYDGFYAVVTNIEDDVAGIIKINQQRWEIEESFRIMKTDFDARPVYVRREDRIRAHFLICYISLLVYRLLEKKLNEAYTCEEILATLRSMRMTLLSKNSGYTPAYKRTDLTDALHEQFGFHTDYEFISKSSMRSIIKETKATKPLRTKK from the coding sequence ATGTACATTTCCATTACCGGTTCTGCCAACAATAAAAACATCTATATCGTTCAATCCTACCGTAAAGACAACGGGAAAACATCTTCCCGCATTTACCGGAAGCTGGGCAAATACAATGAACTGTTAAAAAACTTTGACGGCGATAAGGATGCACTGCTTGCATGGGCAAAGGCGGAGGCACAAAAAGATACAGAAAACTTTTCGAAAAAGAGTTCCATGGTCTCTGTCTCCCTTTCCCAGACAGCGTATATCCCCAAAGGGGAAGAACGGTCCTTAAATTGCGGATACCTCTTTCTTCAAAAGATATGTTCTGAGCTCCGTATTGATAACATCTGCCGCCAGATACGCTCCCACCATAAGTTCGATTATGACTTCCACGCAATCCTGACGGACCTGATTTATGCCCGCATTCTCTCCTCCTCCAGTAAGCTGAGCAGTTATACGTTCTGTCAGGGGCTGCTTGAAGCGCCGAAATATTCGCTGCAGAACATTTACCGTGCGCTTTCGGTGATGTCTGATGAATCATCGTTCATCCAGGAGGAACTGTATCGGAACTCAAACTTTGTGCATGCCAGGAACCATCGGGTCCTGTATTATGACTGTACGAATTACTACTTTGAAATCGAAGACGAAGATGACTTCCGAAAGTATGGAAAGAGCAAAGAGAACCGGCCGAACCCGCTTGTGACCATGGGGCTGTTTATGGATGCTGACGGCATCCCGCTTGCCTTCGATGTTTTTCCGGGGAACCAGAACGAGCAAACCACCCTGCGGCCTCTTGAGACCAAAATCATCCGGGATTTTGACTGCAGTGAATTCATCTTCTGCTCGGATTCTGGTTTGGGCAGCAAAAACAACCGGCGCTTCAACAGCTTTGGGAACAGGGCCTATGTCATTACGCAATCATTAAAGAAACTGCGGGCAGATGATAAAGCGGATGCGTTATCCCCCAAAAACTTCAGGCGTATGGGATCCGATCAATTCATTGATATCAGCGAACTGGATGAAACCAACGAAGAGATTTTTCATTCTGTTTTTTATAAAATCATACCTGTCGTAACCGGTGGAATGGAGGAAACGATTATCGTTACCTATTCGCCAAAATACAGGGCCTATCAGGCAGCCGTACGGCAGAAGCAAATCGACCGCGCAAAAAAACTGATTGACCATCCTGCAAAAATCAGAAAAGGCAAAAATCAGAATGATCCGGCTAGATTCATCAAGAAAACTTCTGTCACGGAAGATGGCGAACTGGCCCCAAACACGGTATATGGTCTTGATACCGCACGGATGGATGAAGAAGCGAAATACGATGGTTTTTATGCGGTGGTTACAAACATCGAAGACGATGTTGCCGGCATCATAAAAATCAATCAGCAGCGTTGGGAAATCGAAGAAAGTTTCCGGATCATGAAAACTGATTTTGACGCAAGGCCCGTCTATGTAAGGCGCGAAGACCGGATCCGGGCACACTTTTTAATCTGCTATATCAGCCTTCTGGTTTACAGGCTTTTAGAGAAAAAGTTGAATGAAGCTTATACCTGTGAAGAAATACTGGCCACTTTGAGGAGCATGCGTATGACGCTGCTGTCTAAAAACAGCGGCTACACCCCAGCTTATAAAAGAACGGATCTGACCGATGCCCTGCATGAGCAGTTTGGGTTTCACACGGATTATGAATTTATCTCGAAATCATCCATGAGAAGCATCATAAAAGAAACAAAGGCCACCAAGCCCCTAAGGACGAAAAAATAG
- a CDS encoding transposase: MALSMPPGKCFRMFRGSGVSFTFQRTSLTKLRRKSRHDLRAELQEMFHCKKIEDARQKRDQILADYQESASSAMECLNEGFESAMTVMTLPEGIRRFFRTSNHIERLNRELKRRSGVIGIFSNEASLIRLM, translated from the coding sequence ATGGCATTATCAATGCCGCCAGGAAAGTGTTTCCGGATGTTCCGTGGCAGCGGTGTCAGTTTCACTTTTCAAAGAACATCGCTGACAAAGCTCCGAAGAAAGAGCAGGCATGATCTCCGTGCTGAATTGCAGGAGATGTTCCACTGCAAAAAGATCGAAGATGCCAGACAAAAGCGGGATCAGATTCTCGCCGATTATCAAGAATCCGCTTCGTCAGCAATGGAATGTCTCAACGAAGGCTTTGAAAGCGCTATGACCGTTATGACGCTTCCGGAAGGGATACGTCGCTTCTTCCGGACATCAAACCATATCGAGCGGCTGAACCGGGAGTTGAAGCGGCGTTCCGGCGTTATCGGGATATTTTCAAATGAAGCCTCGCTGATCCGGCTGATGTGA
- a CDS encoding type II toxin-antitoxin system RelE/ParE family toxin — protein MDFYREEDGSKPVGDFIRTLDVKMKAKVVSDLHRLEMLGNEARSPLSKFLEDDIFELRTILGNNIVRILYFFDEDEIIIATNGFVKKQQKTPRSEILLAKQRRTIYLKRKEGRR, from the coding sequence GTGGATTTTTATCGAGAAGAAGATGGAAGCAAACCGGTCGGTGATTTTATCCGAACACTTGACGTGAAGATGAAAGCCAAGGTCGTATCTGACTTGCATCGGTTAGAGATGCTGGGAAATGAAGCCAGATCTCCGCTGAGCAAGTTCCTTGAAGATGATATTTTTGAACTCCGCACGATACTGGGAAACAATATCGTGAGAATTCTGTACTTCTTTGATGAAGATGAGATCATTATTGCGACGAATGGTTTTGTCAAGAAACAGCAGAAAACGCCGCGGAGTGAGATTCTGCTGGCAAAGCAGAGGAGAACGATTTACTTGAAAAGGAAGGAGGGCAGACGATGA
- a CDS encoding IS256 family transposase: protein MAQLNITLNQDEILQLLSADREDAFRTLLQESLNSVLKAESQEQLQAAPYERSESRTDSRNGFRTRDLKTRIGTITLNVPRHRNQPFHTMVFENYSRSEAALVTTMAEMVVSGVSTRKVARVVETLCGTSVSKSAVSDVCKDLDKEVAAFRNRPIEGNYPFLTVDATYFKVREDGRVVSKALMIAYGTNDDGKREILGFSAYRNESHETWKDFLTGLKQRGLCGLMMITSDAHDGIINAARKVFPDVPWQRCQFHFSKNIADKAPKKEQA, encoded by the coding sequence ATGGCTCAACTCAATATTACATTGAATCAGGACGAAATTCTACAATTACTTTCTGCCGACCGGGAGGACGCTTTCCGGACTCTTCTTCAGGAAAGCCTGAATTCGGTTCTCAAGGCCGAATCCCAGGAACAGCTCCAGGCGGCGCCGTATGAGCGTTCAGAGAGCCGTACAGACTCGAGAAACGGTTTCCGAACCAGAGATCTCAAAACGCGGATCGGAACGATAACGTTGAACGTACCGAGGCACAGGAACCAGCCATTCCACACGATGGTCTTTGAAAACTACTCCCGTAGTGAGGCTGCTCTGGTCACGACCATGGCGGAAATGGTCGTGAGCGGTGTATCCACAAGAAAAGTCGCAAGGGTCGTAGAAACGCTCTGTGGCACATCGGTCTCTAAATCCGCCGTTTCCGATGTCTGCAAGGATCTCGACAAGGAAGTCGCTGCTTTCCGGAACCGGCCAATCGAAGGAAATTATCCGTTCCTCACAGTCGATGCCACGTACTTCAAGGTACGTGAGGACGGTCGAGTTGTCTCGAAAGCACTGATGATTGCCTATGGTACCAATGACGATGGAAAGCGCGAAATCCTTGGTTTCTCGGCCTACCGGAATGAGTCACATGAGACGTGGAAAGATTTCCTGACAGGGCTGAAACAGCGCGGCCTGTGCGGTCTCATGATGATTACTTCCGATGCTCACGATGGCATTATCAATGCCGCCAGGAAAGTGTTTCCGGATGTTCCGTGGCAGCGGTGTCAGTTTCACTTTTCAAAGAACATCGCTGACAAAGCTCCGAAGAAAGAGCAGGCATGA
- a CDS encoding IS256 family transposase: MANKKRNVYKPKPMTENKRNIIQGLFEEYDIETADDIQDALKDLLSGTIQEMLEAEMDNHLGYEKYERSSEPNDRNGTKSKGVRSKYGEFEVDVPQDRQSTFSPKVLPKRKKDISSIDEKIISMYAKGMSTRQISDTIEDIYGFEVSEGMVSDITDKLLPKIEEWQNRPLSAVYPIVFIDAVHFSVRDDGVIRKLAAYVVLGINDEGKKEILTIVIGENESSKYWLSVLNSLKNRGIQDILILCSDGLTGIKDAISTAFPQTEQQRCIVHMVRNTLKYVANKDMKAFAKDLKTIYTAADEKAALEQVDRVTEKWSGQYPHAMNRWHENWDAISPIFKFSKDVRMAFYTTNAIESLNSSFRRLNRQRSVFPSSQALLKALYLSSFEICKKWTMPIRNWGRVRGELSIMYPERMPE, encoded by the coding sequence ATGGCAAACAAAAAGCGAAATGTCTACAAACCGAAACCCATGACAGAAAACAAAAGAAATATCATCCAGGGACTGTTTGAAGAGTACGATATCGAAACAGCGGATGATATTCAGGACGCCCTGAAAGATCTGCTGTCCGGAACGATCCAGGAAATGCTGGAAGCTGAAATGGACAACCACCTTGGCTACGAAAAGTATGAGCGTTCTTCCGAACCAAATGATCGAAACGGAACAAAGTCCAAAGGCGTCCGCAGTAAATATGGTGAGTTTGAGGTAGATGTCCCACAGGACCGGCAAAGCACCTTTTCCCCTAAAGTCCTTCCGAAACGTAAAAAAGATATTTCGTCAATCGATGAAAAAATCATATCCATGTACGCAAAGGGAATGTCCACACGTCAGATTTCGGATACGATCGAAGACATTTATGGCTTCGAGGTGAGTGAAGGCATGGTCTCTGATATTACCGACAAGTTGCTGCCCAAAATTGAAGAATGGCAGAACCGGCCGCTCTCCGCAGTATATCCGATCGTTTTTATTGATGCGGTTCATTTTTCTGTTCGTGATGACGGCGTGATACGAAAACTTGCTGCCTATGTTGTCTTGGGAATCAATGATGAAGGCAAAAAAGAAATCCTAACGATTGTGATTGGCGAAAATGAAAGCAGCAAATACTGGCTGAGTGTATTAAATAGCTTAAAAAACCGTGGGATACAGGATATCTTGATCCTTTGTTCCGATGGTCTGACGGGAATTAAGGATGCCATCAGCACTGCCTTTCCTCAAACAGAACAGCAGCGCTGTATTGTCCATATGGTGCGTAATACGTTGAAATATGTCGCGAACAAGGACATGAAAGCATTTGCCAAGGACCTAAAGACGATTTATACAGCTGCGGATGAAAAGGCCGCGCTGGAGCAGGTTGACCGCGTAACAGAAAAATGGTCCGGTCAGTATCCCCATGCCATGAACCGCTGGCATGAAAACTGGGATGCGATTTCGCCTATTTTTAAATTTTCGAAAGACGTGCGGATGGCTTTCTATACGACAAATGCGATCGAATCCTTAAATTCGTCGTTCCGCCGACTGAACCGGCAGCGCAGCGTTTTCCCGAGTTCCCAAGCCTTGCTAAAAGCTTTATATTTATCATCCTTCGAAATATGCAAAAAATGGACGATGCCGATCCGGAACTGGGGCAGAGTCCGCGGAGAATTATCGATCATGTATCCGGAACGGATGCCTGAATAA
- a CDS encoding helix-turn-helix transcriptional regulator, whose product MSDLQELTNELMQDAAFRREYEALQPERDITMSLIRARKEAGLTQAELSEKTGISQADISRLENGTRNPSLALLNRIAEAVNSTLRIEFVPNKRLAK is encoded by the coding sequence ATGAGTGATTTACAGGAATTGACCAATGAACTCATGCAGGATGCTGCGTTCAGAAGGGAATATGAAGCTCTTCAGCCGGAGAGAGACATCACGATGTCTTTGATTCGTGCGAGAAAGGAAGCGGGTCTGACACAGGCTGAGTTGTCTGAGAAAACCGGAATCAGCCAGGCAGATATCAGTAGACTGGAAAACGGGACACGGAATCCAAGCCTTGCGTTGCTTAATCGTATTGCGGAAGCGGTCAATTCGACGCTGAGAATAGAGTTTGTCCCGAATAAGCGGCTGGCAAAATAA
- a CDS encoding TfoX/Sxy family protein encodes MNEFNEYVREVFSAAGDIVIKSMMGGYLVYFNSKLIGDICDNELFLKRTPTSDRLLADSSELRYPY; translated from the coding sequence GTGAATGAATTTAACGAATATGTTCGTGAGGTTTTTTCCGCAGCCGGGGATATTGTCATAAAATCCATGATGGGCGGATACCTTGTATATTTTAACAGTAAACTGATAGGTGACATTTGCGATAATGAACTGTTTTTGAAGAGAACGCCGACATCGGATAGGCTACTTGCAGATTCTTCCGAACTGCGTTATCCGTATTAA